A single region of the Scleropages formosus unplaced genomic scaffold, fSclFor1.1, whole genome shotgun sequence genome encodes:
- the LOC114909782 gene encoding lamin tail domain-containing protein 1-like: MVWAEASQRPHIPPAQFLWRGMDHLGAEPWVTTILCQEDGQVVAWYTPALCTTESWQAWKRPHHHGSVQTRCQSSLLSRDQKMGKEARQYPFYTPPGGVTYSDRKDKRPFLLLKRKMQTTRMSCSPWTQDPCCLTHPAHIQPGKVDFRGLPNRNNWPLLCQSNPAPAKIIIGDQHGKTASSRRRPTRSAGPCLGGVMFVGPVSPLTSPLQRYCDANCYTSKICFSKLPNT; this comes from the exons ATG GTGTGGGCAGAGGCTTCACAAAGACCTCATATTCCTCCAGCGCAATTCCTCTGGAGAGGAATGGACCACCTTGGAGCAGAGCCATGGGTCACCACCATACTATGTCAGGAGGACGGACAG GTCGTAGCATGGTACACCCCAGCACTCTGCACCACTGAGTCATGGCAAGCCTGGAAAAGACCACATCATCATGGGAGTGTTCAGACAAGGTGCCAGTCATCTCTGCTGTCCAGAGACCAGAAGATGGGCAAGGAAGCACGTCAATACCCATTTTACACTCCTCCAGGGGGAGTGACCTATTCAGACAGAAAGGACAAGAGGCCCTTTTTACTGCTAAAAAG GAAGATGCAGACTACCCGGATGTCCTGCAGCCCCTGGACCCAGGACCCCTGCTGCTTAACACACCCTGCACACATTCAGCCAGGCAAAGTGGACTTCAGGGGCCTGCCAAATAGGAATAACTGGCCATTGCTGTGCCAGTCTAACCCTGCCCCAGCAAAGATCATCATTG GAGATCAGCATGGAAAAACTGCCAGTTCCAGAAGAAGGCCGACTCGCTCAGCAGGG CCCTGTCTAGGAGGAGTGATGTTTGTGGGCCCTGTCTCTCCTTTAACTTCCCCTCTCCAGCGCTACTGTGATGCTAACTGTTACACCAGCAAGATCTGCTTCAGCAAGCTTCCCAATACCTAG
- the LOC108933921 gene encoding GTPase KRas-like, with the protein MTEYKLVVVGAGGVGKSALTIQLIQNHFVDEYDPTIEDSYRKQVVIDGETCLLDILDTAGQEEYSAMRDQYMRTGEGFLCVFAINNSKSFEDIHNYREQIKRVKDSEDVPMVLVGNKCDLPSRTVDTKQAQDLARSYGIPFIETSAKTRQGVDDAFYTLVREIRKHKEKMSKEGKKKKKSKNKCMVM; encoded by the exons ATGACGGAGTAcaagctggtggtggtgggggcggGAGGCGTCGGGAAGAGTGCGCTGACAATACAGCTGATTCAGAACCACTTTGTGGACGAGTACGATCCCACCATTGAG GACTCCTATCGTAAGCAGGTGGTGATCGACGGGGAGACATGTCTGCTGGACATTCTGGACACGGCAGGGCAGGAAGAGTATAGCGCCATGCGAGACCAGTATATGAGAACAGGAGAGGGCTTCCTATGTGTCTTTGCCATCAACAATAGCAAGTCGTTCGAGGACATTCACAACTACAG AGAACAGATCAAGCGTGTGAAAGACTCTGAGGATGTCCCAATGGTGCTGGTGGGAAACAAGTGTGACCTGCCATCCCGAACAGTGGACACAAAGCAAGCTCAGGATCTGGCCAGGAGCTATGGCATTCCCTTCATAGAGACATCTGCTAAGACAAGACAG GGTGTGGATGACGCCTTCTACACTTTAGTGAGGGAAATtcgcaaacacaaggagaagatGAGCAAagaggggaagaagaaaaagaagtcaAAGAACAAGTGTATGGTCATGTGA